AAATCGAAGGAGTATCCTGTGACGCTGGAAATTTTCAAACGCCTTGGCGTGAATCCCGATATTCACGCGGACTTTTGCGTAACCCTAGACCACTTGCAGCGTGACAGAGGACGTCTGCGGGCCTTTGCCGAAGACGGCACTGAAGTGCGTATTTTTCTCGAACGGGGCAAGCCTCTGCAGGTGGGAGAAATACTGCAGAGTGAGTGCGGCAGGCATGTGGTAGTCGCGGGAGCCAATGAGCCGGTGACCACCGCCCGCTGTGAAGACTGGACCACGTTCAGCCGCGCCTGCTACCACCTGGGCAACCGCCATGTGAAATTGCAGATTGCCAGTGAAGGCGGCGAACGCTGGCTGCGCATCACGCCCGACCACGTGCTGGAGGAAATGCTGCAACTGCTCGGCCTGACCCTGGAGAAAGAATTGGCGGTATTTGTTCCCGAGTCCGGTGCCTACAGCGGGGGGGGGGCACACTCTCATGGTCACGCTCATTCCCACGGCCACTCGCACAGTCATTCGAATAGTCATTCGCACACTCACAACCACGACCATGAAGAACCGCATGAGCATCACCACCACTGATGCCGCGCTGCTGCGGTTACTGCAGCTTTCCAGCGCCAGCCTGCCGGTGGGTGGTTATGCCTTTTCACAGGGGCTGGAGTACGCGGTGGATGCGGGCTGGATAAAAAACCTGGCGGACACCCGCGAGTGGTTGTCGCTGCAACTGATGGAATCCATTGCCCATGTGGATTGCCCACTGCTGCTGCGCTGCCACCGCGCCCTGCAGGCGGGTGATGAAGAGTCACTGCACTACTGGAACCACTACACCCTGGCCTGTCGCGAAACCCGCGAACTGCGCCTCACTGACACTGCTACCGGCAGTGCGCTGATGCGATTGCTGACGCAGTTGCAGATTGAACCGCCGCTGTTTGAAGGGGAGACCAGCTTCGTCGCCGCCTTCGCCTTTGCCGCCCACTACTGGCAACTGAGCGAACAAAGCGCGGCCCTCGGCCTCACCTGGTCCTGGTTGGAAAACCAGGTCGCCGCTGCCACCAAACTCGTGCCCCTGGGGCAAACCCAGGCCCAGCAGTTAATCGGTGAAATTCAACAACTGGTGCCTGTGGCTCTCACTCGGGCACAAGCACTGAACGACAACCAACTCGGCGCAGGCCTGCCCGCACTGGCCATTGCCAGCGCGCGTCATGAAACCCAGTACAGCCGCCTGTTCCGGTCATGAAAACCTTTCGGGAAAGATTCTCAAGCGTATTTTGGGGGATTAACCACAATGAGCACTGCTAAAAAACAGACCTTGCGCGTCGGCGTCGGCGGCCCCGTTGGCTCCGGTAAAACCGCGCTGCTGCGGGAACTCTGCAGCGCCCTGCGCGACCACTACCACATAGCCGTGGTCACCAATGACATCTACACCCAGGAAGACGCCCAGTTCCTGACCCGGCACGAGGCGCTGGAAGCGGACCGCATCCTTGGTGTAGAAACCGGAGGCTGTCCCCACACCGCCATCCGCGAAGACGCCTCCATGAACCTCGCCGCCATCGACGAACTTATCGCCCGTCACGGCGAACTCGACATCGTTTTCGTCGAAAGCGGTGGCGACAACCTCAGCGCCACGTTCAGCCCGGAACTCTCCGACCTCACCCTCTACGTCATCGACGTCTCCGCCGGTGACAAAATCCCCAGAAAAGGCGGCCCCGGCATCACCCGTTCCGACCTGTTGATCATCAATAAAATTGACCTGGCCCCACTGGTCGGCGCGTCCCTGGAAGTCATGGACCGCGACGCAAAAAAAATGCGCGGAGAGCGGCCGTTTGTATTCAGCAATCTCAAAGTACAAAAAGGCCTGAAGGAAATCATTGAGTTCATCGTGCGCGAAGGCATGCTGGAACAAAAACAAATTCCGGCGTGTGCCTGAAGTGAAAAATCACAAAAGAAGTAGCAAGGGAAAATAGAAAATGAAAAACCTGATACAGATTTTTTTCGCCATCCTGACAGTAACCTTCAGCCTTTTCTCTCAGGCCCACGAAGGTCACGCCCCTGTGGGTGTGGTGCATGAGCTGCACCACATGTTGTGGGTACTTATGGCACTTGCCGTAAGCGGTGCGATTGTGTTTGTACTTAAACAGCGTTCAAAGTCCGAAGACAAGTCGAAGGACTAAAAGCTACGAAGTGCATACGTTGATGTAAACGCAAAGCACCGGGTGCGGATTTTCAGGAGCGTCGCAAATAGGGCCGAAGGCGCCGCGCTGAAGCGGCTGGGTACTTTGCGCCGCAGCGCCCAGGGATGGATTGAAGGGGGGGGGCACCTAGCTCGGTCCTGAAAATCCGTACCCGGTGCTTTGCCGCCCCTAGTCGAAATTCCGAAGCTAGGAACCTAAAGATCACGATTCCGGATTCAAAGCCCGTATCGCAATCCCCGCTGCGGCCGTTCGATTCTCCACCCCTAACTTGGAAAAAACCCCCTCGAGATGTTTGTTCACCGTTCGCGGGCTGACATCGAGAATCTCCCCGATTTCCCGGTTCGTCTTGCCATTGGCAATCCAGAACAACACCTCCGACTCA
This is a stretch of genomic DNA from Microbulbifer bruguierae. It encodes these proteins:
- the ureE gene encoding urease accessory protein UreE is translated as MTLEIFKRLGVNPDIHADFCVTLDHLQRDRGRLRAFAEDGTEVRIFLERGKPLQVGEILQSECGRHVVVAGANEPVTTARCEDWTTFSRACYHLGNRHVKLQIASEGGERWLRITPDHVLEEMLQLLGLTLEKELAVFVPESGAYSGGGAHSHGHAHSHGHSHSHSNSHSHTHNHDHEEPHEHHHH
- a CDS encoding urease accessory protein UreF, whose amino-acid sequence is MSITTTDAALLRLLQLSSASLPVGGYAFSQGLEYAVDAGWIKNLADTREWLSLQLMESIAHVDCPLLLRCHRALQAGDEESLHYWNHYTLACRETRELRLTDTATGSALMRLLTQLQIEPPLFEGETSFVAAFAFAAHYWQLSEQSAALGLTWSWLENQVAAATKLVPLGQTQAQQLIGEIQQLVPVALTRAQALNDNQLGAGLPALAIASARHETQYSRLFRS
- the ureG gene encoding urease accessory protein UreG produces the protein MSTAKKQTLRVGVGGPVGSGKTALLRELCSALRDHYHIAVVTNDIYTQEDAQFLTRHEALEADRILGVETGGCPHTAIREDASMNLAAIDELIARHGELDIVFVESGGDNLSATFSPELSDLTLYVIDVSAGDKIPRKGGPGITRSDLLIINKIDLAPLVGASLEVMDRDAKKMRGERPFVFSNLKVQKGLKEIIEFIVREGMLEQKQIPACA